A window of the Streptomyces sp. JB150 genome harbors these coding sequences:
- a CDS encoding bifunctional DNA primase/polymerase, with protein sequence MATIDRQATTLALAHALSAAERGLAVIPLSRTKLPALRSPHRLDPVPLPCHGECGRFGHGVYDASADPDRVRALFAAAPWATGYGIACGLPPHHLIGIDLDTKSDTDASAALRELALRHLFTIPPTVVVTTPSGGRHLWLTGPPDVVVPNSAGRLAPGIDVRGAGGYLVGPGSRTEHGVYGTAPGTAHLPPAPCPPALLRLLLPPPRTAARSSPSPGGHGHGLVQFVLAAHRGQRNTRLFWAACRAYENGIGPDLVAPLVDAARTTGLTEREARATIASAARLTRGRR encoded by the coding sequence CCCTGTCCCGGACGAAACTGCCGGCCCTGCGCTCACCCCACCGCCTCGACCCCGTGCCGCTGCCCTGCCACGGCGAGTGCGGCCGCTTCGGCCACGGCGTGTACGACGCCTCGGCCGACCCCGACCGCGTCCGCGCCCTCTTCGCCGCCGCCCCCTGGGCCACCGGCTACGGCATCGCCTGCGGACTGCCCCCGCACCACCTGATCGGCATCGACCTGGACACCAAGTCGGACACGGACGCCTCGGCGGCCCTGCGCGAACTCGCCCTGCGGCACCTCTTCACGATCCCGCCCACGGTCGTCGTCACCACCCCGAGCGGCGGCCGTCACCTCTGGCTGACCGGCCCCCCGGACGTCGTCGTCCCGAACTCCGCCGGCCGCCTCGCCCCCGGCATCGACGTCCGGGGCGCCGGCGGCTACCTCGTCGGCCCCGGCTCCCGCACCGAACACGGCGTGTACGGCACGGCCCCCGGCACCGCACACCTGCCCCCGGCCCCGTGCCCGCCCGCCCTTCTGCGCCTGCTGCTGCCACCCCCGCGCACCGCCGCACGCTCCTCCCCCTCGCCCGGCGGCCACGGCCACGGCCTGGTCCAGTTCGTCCTCGCCGCACACCGGGGACAGCGCAACACCCGCCTCTTCTGGGCCGCCTGCCGCGCCTACGAGAACGGCATCGGCCCCGACCTGGTCGCCCCCCTCGTCGACGCGGCCCGCACCACCGGCCTCACCGAACGCGAGGCCCGCGCGACGATCGCCTCGGCGGCGCGGCTGACGAGGGGGCGCCGGTGA